CAGATGTGTCTTTGTTAAGCAATTGTTCCAGCATGTAACTTTCTCACCGAGGCAACTCGCATTGACACCCTGTGTCCAGGTACTTTGCGTCGGGGTCTCTCAGCCTCGGCTTTCCAGACTGCTCCGCTCCGCGCGCCTCCGCCCTCAGGCGCCCCCGCCGCAGGTGGACCCGCCTGTCCCCCTCCGTCCCCCGCCAGCCCCGCTGGTTCCCGCTTTCAAGCCTTTTCTGACATGGCTTACACACCCGACACCTTATTCTAAGAACGATTTCCCCCTCCACTACTCACTGCTTATTCTCACTGAGCTGACGTCAGTCTCCCTCGGTTCTTGTCACATATACAGCCATTTTCACAGCAGTGAGCGCTCAGTGCTCTTTAAATCCTTTGTGCTTCAAGGTTACCTCAGTCTCTAGCCCTAGGGTGAGGGAAAGAATTCTGGCCTATAGTCCTCCCCCTGATGCTAGCTTTTgtcttctgtggtttcagttacctgtgatcagacagtttgaaaatattaaatggcaatttctagaaataatttataattcataagttttaaattgcaagaCCCTCTGAGTGGTGTGACGAAATCTTGCGCTGTCCCCCTGGGACACGAATCGGGATCACTTCTGATGGGCAACTTGACTGCCTCAGAAAGGGCGCCGGCAGCGTACTGCTCCCGGCTCTGGTCAAGCTGGTTCCCGGGAAGGGTGTCGGCACGGACTGGTCTAAGCTCTTCTCCCTGGCGGAATATCATCTGATCTCTCTGGGGGTCTCGGCATACAATCTGCTGTGAGGGTACCAACTGGGCCTGCATTTCTGCGGCTTCTCCCAGAACAACTCCAGGTCGGCTGTCCTGAACCTACAGCGTCTACTGCTGGGGGCCCTGCAGAGACCCTCCCTGTTCCTTCACCTCTCCTCTCCATAAAAGCCTCTTCCCAAACCTACCCGTCCCTTCCCCTGCAGCCCGAACGTGCAGACGTCAGGCGTGCAGAGCCCCTGCCCGGgtgtcctccccaccctggctccatgccctgccctgcccggcagGTGCGTGCTAACCAGGGCGAGGCCGTAAGTGGTCCCGGGGGTCGGAGTGTTCTGGGTGAGGGTATGGCCAGTCCTAAGGTTCAGGGTATTCTACGTCATATTCAAACAAATTCCGGGGACTGGGCTTTGAATGACAGAAAGGCCTGAAGGTAAGATTGTGCAGATAGAggggcttttttttaaaagactctaaTTGGTgaggaaaataggagaaaaaatgaGGGCCTTGAGCCATGGGGTATGATGATAGTGGAGGAAAGGCTACCTGAGGGGAATGGAATCGGTGATCTTGTATGTCTGAAATCCGTGATCTTGTACGTGTGAGCGAACCAAACCAGGCAGTACGTTAAGCAACGGCCTCAACTCCAATGTTAAAATTAGATGCTGGGAACTGATTGCAAAAGAAATAACTCATAAAATATCGTGCTGTTTATAATGCAGATACTAATATCATTGCTTACTTATATGCCCAATAGCATATGGAGCAACATTAATAATGCGTTTGAATGTGTGTTACATCTCATTCTAAATATTTGATtcaatgaaatgaacaaattgcTTCTTTGTGGCAAGCCTTGTAGTGTGTTGCTCCTTAGCAAGGTCggttccccaaacacacacacacacacacacacacactcacacatgcccccgccatacacacaccacaccacaaacACTTTCACATATGCACACGCAGACATATTCACAGAtgaacacaccacacacacatacatacacaacgCTCACACTCACAAGCAACCTGGATGTAATTTGTGGCTCACCGAGACTGCGGgtatatgaaaataaagaagatggCTAAAGTAATCTTTTGTCTCCTTTAGCTTTGTGCTCTACCCTCCCAGGACCTACTCTAAGGCAAGACCTAGGAGTTgggaaagttttcatttcttaatcGAAAAGGTTTGAGACAACAGAGTGATTTACTTCCTCTTTTAAACACTGCGTGAGGTACAGTCTGCATATTTATATGAAACAAAATGTTCTGGTCCGTGTTTTCATTGCCAAGTAACTGGTTATTTTCTTAGGCAGTTTTCACTTGTCAGCATGGCTATTTCAGTCCctcaaagtctatttttaaagggATTATTATAAACCGATTTGATACCACagtaattaatatataaaacccATAATGCATATAGGTGAAAACAATAGATGATTGACCAAAATAAAGTTATTGTCtatttgcattaatattttaatttacccaaatgtgcacttaggtgatgatcagggaaaccaatttgctggtgagtacttacctacatgatgagtgcgatgagcactgtctggggaagggacacgcttgaagctcaaactcggggggatgggacatgggcaatatatataatctgaacttttgtacccccataataggctgaaataaaaaaaaaatattttaattttcaaccaGTTATTGCAAAAGCCCTATAAATGGGATTTTGGTTATAATATCTTTAAACACAGTCTCTTGACCTGTAACGCAGGCCTGTGGCCACCTCAAGAAAACCTTCCAcatatttaaaaaggcaaatgtaGCTAACTTTTATCAAGCTTGTCAAAAGTTAATATTTGATGCTCaggtatttggatttttttttgctttttactttttccctttggAATTTTACTCATTTCTCTGGAATATTACTTGTAATATACCTCCATCTTTGATGAACACTGAGAAGGAAATGGTCCCTCTATTGCTCCTATTACTTTTGCTTCAACATAagtggatatattaatattccTTCTTAATGCTTCAGAGATTATACATTTGACTGTTGTGGAACTAAAAGATCTGGGTATATTCAGAGTACTGATGGCCAGAACATTTTACAGAAATGTGCTTCTTTAGCAATCTTGTCACTGAAATGGGGCAAGGAACACTGTACTGCGATAATAAAAGTGACTGTTTATCCCTCAATACCCTGAACATGTCAAAGAAGCACATTTACATTTacatactcaaaaataaaaagcataagaaTTTATTCCCTTTAGTTCAAGGGAATTTTAATCCTGCtgtgtttttttccctataaattcAGAAATTTCTTTACCATCTGTAGTTATTTTTGCTTGTAAACACGAAGGATCAGTAACATGGTAGAGAAATAAacatagagagaaaaaaacccaaccagCAATGGATTCCTAGGATAATATAACACCATAGTAAGTTCAGAATGCCTCTCTATCAGAGAAACTTTGTTAAGGTTTTGGCTGAACAATAACTGAAGAGAGGCTTGGGTCATCCTTGAATGGTATAATGCAGTACTTAGTTATAAAATTTTAGCAGAATCCATGGTGTCCACCAGAAAGATCACCATGATGATGAACCTGAAGCCCTGCTTGTGAAGCAGAGTTCCTCCTGATGTTCCTCATTCAAGATTTATGACCCCCAGATTACCCTCTGAAGACAGACCCAAGTGCTTAAAGTGATCCACGCCTAACACACGAACTCCTTTTGCAGCATAGCATCCAACCACAAGACCGTGTGGACCCTGATCCTCAAATGGAGTAAGAAGTATTGCCTTGAAGTTCTGAACTTTCACAAAGCTGCTTAGTAATAACAGCAGCCAAAGAAGTTAAAGGTATCTGGATTTATGTACTTTATAGTTattttctatcaatttttttttcttttgtgacaggctctgtcacccaggctggaatgcagtggtgtgatcctagctcactgtaacctccaactccggggctcaagcgatcctcctgccccggcctccctaTCGTTGcaatgggactacaggcatgcagcaccacacccagctattttttaaaaaagtttttggtagagatgaggtgtCACTATGTgacctaggctggtcttgaattcctggcctcaagggatcctcccacctcagcctcccaaagtgctgagccaccatgcccagcctcagtttctaAAGTCACAAATGGATGTCTGTCTATGATCTTAACCATGTAACCATCTTAACGGCAGAGAGCATTTTAAATTCAATCAATCCATGAATATTTACTGCAAGAAAAAATGAGGAATAAAGCACAGTTACCACCCTCAGGGAACTTCAAGTCTAAAGTGGTaagattataaaatgtatacagaagatggtttaaagtaaaagtaaagcAGATTACAAAAATGGCACTGTATGAATTATTACACTTACATCTCATATCTAGCCTATCGAGCATGGAACTATGATGACCTTTCACAGACGATGAAATTGAGTTAGTTTAGAGACTAATGTATCTATCCAGTGTCATATTGATCATTAATGATTGAAACCAGGATTCGAATCACTCTGAAGttgatagtttttcttttatacctAACTGCTTCTGACATAGTATCCTGGCAGGCCCTTCCTAAACACCAGGTTATTAATTAACTGACCAGTTTTCTCCCTTTCCAGCCCCAGGAGCTACCATGCACATGGACGTGGAGGCTGTTCTCTGGAACTCTACTGACTTCGTCCTCATGGGCCTCATCACCCGCCCTGTGTTCCCTGGGATTATCTTTGCAGTTGTCTTCTCTATTTTTGTGGTGGCTGTGACAGCCAACGTGGTCATGATCCTGCTCATCCGTGTGGACTCCCGCCTGCACACGCCCATGTACTTCCTGCTTAGTCAGCTGTCCATCATGGACACTGTGTACATCTGCGTCACTGTCCCCAAGATGCTCCAAGACCTCCTGTCCAAGGAAAAGACCATCTCCTTCCTGGGATGTGCGCTGCAGATCTTCCTCTACCTGACCCTGATCGGGGGGGAGTTCTTCCTGCTGGGCCTCATGGCCTATGACCGGTACGTGGCTGTGTGCCACCCCCTGCGGTACCCTCTGCTCATGAACCGCAGGATTTGCCTGCTCATGGCGGTGGGCTCCTGGGTGGGTGGGTCCTTGGACGGATTCATGCTGACGCCCCTCACCATGAGTTTCCCCTACTGTGGGTCCCGAGAGATCAATCACTTTTTCTGCGAGATCCCAGCCGTGCTGAAGCTGTCGTGCGTAGACACGTCGCTCTACGAGACCCTGATGTATGCTTGCTGCGTGCTGATGCTGCTCATCCCCGTGTCCATCATCTGCGTCTCCTACGCGCGCATCCTGCTCGCCGTCCACCAGATGCGCTCTGCGGGGGGCCGGCGCCGCGCCTTTGCCACGTGCTCCTCCCACGTCCTGGTGGTGAGCATTTTCTACGGCGCGGCCTTCTACACCAACGTGCTGCCCCACTCCTACCACACgccagagaaaaacaaagttgtgTCCGCCTTCTACACCATCCTCACCCCCATGCTCAACCCGCTCATCTACAGCTTGAGGAATAAAGACGTCGCCGCAGCTCTGAGCAGAGTGCTGGGGAGGCGAGCCCGCTCCCGAGAGTCAGCGTGGGCGCTGTGTCGCGAAGCGCTGGGGGACCGCATGCGCACGTCCGTGGTGCCACAGCAATGCCGCAGCCTTGGTTCTGGAGACTGCTCAGCATCATATTAAGAATTCAGAATTATCAATAGGCAAAATCATCCTGTTGCGACATTATTTAAGTATTATGGTCGATGGCAGCAAACATCTCTGCGTTTCCCAACTTGCTTGTCTGGATGCATGAGCAAACATTTCCAGACAGCACTCTCAGTCCAGTAGCACTAGGAATCGTCCCAAGCAGGGGCCGCGCGTGCCTTTAAAGTTCCCTGAATAGATACTTGTGCGTATTCCACGTGCTCATGCGTCCTTTGTATCCGTATTGCTGTCCGACTTTTGAATGGAAATTGCAAGGAAATTTGCAGTGTCCTTGAGGATTTACTGTCAAGCAGTCAATACAAGTAAAATACTTTCTAATGTTGGTACTGTAGCAGTTTTATTTAGGAAACTTTTGTGAAGATGACATGATTGTATCTTGAGTCACGTAGTCTTAGTCACATTTtttgaatgtctttatttt
Above is a genomic segment from Lemur catta isolate mLemCat1 chromosome 13, mLemCat1.pri, whole genome shotgun sequence containing:
- the LOC123649407 gene encoding olfactory receptor 2T2-like gives rise to the protein MDVEAVLWNSTDFVLMGLITRPVFPGIIFAVVFSIFVVAVTANVVMILLIRVDSRLHTPMYFLLSQLSIMDTVYICVTVPKMLQDLLSKEKTISFLGCALQIFLYLTLIGGEFFLLGLMAYDRYVAVCHPLRYPLLMNRRICLLMAVGSWVGGSLDGFMLTPLTMSFPYCGSREINHFFCEIPAVLKLSCVDTSLYETLMYACCVLMLLIPVSIICVSYARILLAVHQMRSAGGRRRAFATCSSHVLVVSIFYGAAFYTNVLPHSYHTPEKNKVVSAFYTILTPMLNPLIYSLRNKDVAAALSRVLGRRARSRESAWALCREALGDRMRTSVVPQQCRSLGSGDCSASY